In Pseudomonas sp. ADAK18, a single window of DNA contains:
- a CDS encoding protease inhibitor I42 family protein codes for MTAARLLLPLSLMLLAACASAPKQNVTVEKQSTCPLVLKTGQNLILTLPSNPTTGYRWAIQDSAGGVLRSLSPEVYTNPEDTGLVGAGGKSTWRFQAFAQGQGRLRLTSQQPWEPEAEPAETFDCAITVN; via the coding sequence ATGACCGCTGCCCGCCTGCTTCTTCCCCTGAGCCTCATGTTGCTCGCCGCTTGCGCCAGTGCACCGAAGCAAAATGTCACCGTGGAAAAACAGAGCACATGCCCTCTCGTCCTTAAAACCGGACAAAACCTGATCCTGACCTTGCCCAGCAACCCCACCACCGGTTATCGCTGGGCGATCCAGGACTCAGCCGGCGGCGTGTTGCGCAGCCTCAGCCCTGAGGTCTACACCAACCCGGAAGACACTGGCCTCGTCGGTGCCGGCGGCAAGTCCACCTGGCGCTTCCAGGCCTTTGCCCAAGGCCAGGGCCGCTTGCGCCTGACCTCCCAGCAACCCTGGGAGCCGGAAGCAGAGCCGGCCGAAACCTTCGACTGCGCCATTACGGTGAACTGA
- a CDS encoding lysoplasmalogenase, giving the protein MPWLILALMGAGTFIYGLTTHAALLCLLVKPLPVLALLGWLHDAPPTDYRRWISLGLIFSLVGDVLLAWPGDLFIFGLGAFLFAHLAYLKAYLSDCRRLALLPLVLALVVGAILLSILISHGLGELLVPVVIYALVISAMLWRALARLGSNVPKRSAMLAAAGAVSFVFSDTLIGINRFVVAFEAAPYLLIVSYWLGQWGITASAFHQTTRASHDQLG; this is encoded by the coding sequence ATGCCATGGCTGATTCTCGCTCTGATGGGCGCCGGCACCTTTATCTATGGGCTGACCACCCACGCCGCGTTACTGTGTCTGCTGGTCAAACCCTTGCCGGTGCTGGCACTGTTGGGCTGGTTGCATGACGCGCCACCCACCGACTATCGACGCTGGATCAGCCTGGGTCTGATTTTCTCCCTGGTAGGCGATGTATTGCTGGCATGGCCCGGCGACCTGTTTATCTTCGGCCTCGGCGCGTTTTTGTTCGCCCATTTGGCGTACCTCAAAGCCTACTTGAGCGATTGCCGCCGTCTCGCGCTGTTGCCGCTGGTACTGGCGTTGGTGGTGGGCGCGATCTTGCTGAGCATCTTGATTTCCCATGGCCTGGGCGAGTTGCTGGTGCCTGTGGTGATTTACGCCCTGGTGATCAGCGCCATGCTCTGGCGAGCGTTGGCGCGACTGGGCAGCAATGTGCCCAAGCGTTCCGCGATGCTGGCGGCAGCGGGTGCGGTGTCATTCGTGTTTTCCGACACGCTGATCGGGATCAACCGGTTTGTGGTGGCGTTTGAAGCAGCGCCGTATTTGTTGATCGTCAGCTACTGGCTGGGCCAGTGGGGGATTACAGCATCGGCGTTCCATCAGACAACCCGCGCATCCCACGACCAACTTGGCTAA
- the cmoA gene encoding carboxy-S-adenosyl-L-methionine synthase CmoA produces MSKEPDRLFAQPLPQVPDFAFNEDVVRVFPDMIKRSVPGYPTIVENLGVLAAQFAQPGSVLYDLGSSLGAVTQALRRHVRTDGCRVIAVDNSAAMVERCREYLNGQDSMFQELLPVEVVEGDILALQFQPASVVALNFTLQFIAPEERLALLGRIRQSLLPGGALILSEKLRFNDPQEHALLTDLHIAFKRANGYSELEIAQKRSAIENVMKPDSLEEHRERLLAAGFSKVVPWFQCLNFASLIALP; encoded by the coding sequence GTGAGCAAAGAACCCGATCGCCTATTCGCCCAGCCCTTGCCCCAGGTGCCAGACTTCGCCTTCAACGAAGACGTGGTACGGGTGTTCCCGGACATGATCAAGCGCTCGGTGCCCGGCTACCCGACTATTGTCGAAAACCTCGGCGTACTCGCTGCACAGTTTGCCCAACCGGGTAGCGTGCTCTACGACCTGGGTTCGTCTCTCGGTGCGGTAACCCAGGCCCTGCGCCGTCACGTGCGCACCGACGGTTGCCGGGTGATCGCTGTGGATAACTCGGCGGCAATGGTCGAGCGTTGCCGGGAATACCTTAACGGCCAGGACTCGATGTTCCAGGAGTTGCTGCCGGTGGAAGTCGTCGAGGGCGATATCCTCGCGCTGCAATTCCAGCCGGCCTCGGTGGTGGCGCTGAACTTCACCCTGCAGTTTATTGCTCCCGAAGAACGCCTGGCGTTGCTGGGGCGGATTCGTCAGTCGCTGCTGCCGGGCGGCGCGTTGATCCTCTCGGAAAAGCTGCGTTTCAACGACCCGCAAGAACACGCGCTGCTGACCGACCTGCACATCGCCTTCAAACGCGCCAACGGCTACAGCGAACTGGAAATCGCCCAGAAGCGCAGCGCCATCGAAAACGTCATGAAGCCCGACAGCCTCGAAGAACACCGCGAACGCCTATTGGCGGCCGGGTTCTCGAAAGTCGTGCCGTGGTTCCAGTGTCTTAACTTTGCCTCGTTGATTGCCTTGCCATGA
- the cmoB gene encoding tRNA 5-methoxyuridine(34)/uridine 5-oxyacetic acid(34) synthase CmoB: protein MIDLSPLARHLVGTPLAVWAQGLQAQLDSKMEKGHGDLERWQSALDALPKIMPSEIDLLNGLILDTECDDETRAQMRTALMGLCPWRKGPFDLFGVHVDTEWRSDWKWSRVAPHLDLKGKRILDVGCGNGYYMWRMLGAGADSVIGVDPNWLFFCQFQAVQRYLSAPNAWHLPFPFEDLPPNMEGFDTVFSMGVFYHRRSPIEHLIALKDCLVKGGELVLETLVVEGDQQQVLVPEDRYAQMRNVWFLPSVPALMLWLRRAGFSEVRCVDVSVTTVEEQRGTEWMKYQSLSDFLDPEDHSKTIEGLPAPMRAVIVAKK, encoded by the coding sequence ATGATTGATCTGTCTCCCCTCGCCCGCCATCTGGTCGGCACTCCTTTAGCTGTTTGGGCTCAAGGCCTGCAAGCGCAACTCGATAGCAAGATGGAAAAGGGTCATGGCGACCTGGAGCGCTGGCAGAGTGCGCTGGATGCACTGCCGAAGATCATGCCCAGCGAAATCGACCTACTTAACGGCCTGATTCTGGACACTGAGTGCGACGACGAAACCCGCGCGCAGATGCGTACTGCGCTGATGGGCTTGTGCCCGTGGCGCAAGGGGCCGTTTGACCTGTTCGGCGTGCATGTGGATACCGAATGGCGCTCGGACTGGAAGTGGTCGCGAGTGGCCCCGCACTTGGACCTTAAAGGCAAGCGCATCCTCGATGTTGGTTGTGGCAACGGCTATTACATGTGGCGCATGCTCGGTGCTGGTGCGGACAGCGTGATTGGTGTTGACCCGAACTGGTTGTTCTTCTGCCAGTTCCAGGCGGTGCAGCGTTACTTGTCAGCGCCAAACGCCTGGCACTTGCCGTTCCCGTTTGAAGACCTGCCGCCGAATATGGAAGGCTTCGATACGGTGTTTTCCATGGGCGTGTTTTATCACCGTCGCTCGCCCATCGAGCATTTGATTGCGCTCAAGGATTGCCTGGTAAAGGGCGGCGAGTTGGTGCTGGAAACGTTGGTGGTTGAGGGCGATCAACAACAAGTGCTGGTACCGGAGGACCGTTATGCGCAGATGCGTAACGTGTGGTTCCTGCCGTCAGTGCCGGCGTTGATGCTGTGGCTGCGCCGTGCAGGCTTCAGTGAGGTGCGCTGTGTGGATGTGAGCGTGACCACGGTCGAGGAACAGCGTGGGACGGAGTGGATGAAGTATCAATCCCTCAGCGATTTCCTTGACCCTGAGGATCACAGCAAGACCATCGAAGGGCTGCCGGCGCCGATGCGGGCAGTGATTGTCGCCAAGAAATAA
- the tadA gene encoding tRNA adenosine(34) deaminase TadA produces the protein MRQFRPTAIIDRSRDQDFMREALALAAQGAALGEVPVGAVLVQDGEIIGQGFNCPISGNDPSAHAEMVAIRAAAQAVSNYRLPGSTLYVTLEPCSMCAGLIVHSRIARVVYGALEPKAGIVQSQGQFFTQGFLNHRVLYEGGVLAEECGTVLSEFFKARRAKPAL, from the coding sequence ATGCGCCAGTTTCGCCCAACGGCGATTATCGATCGCAGCCGCGACCAGGACTTCATGCGTGAAGCCCTGGCCCTGGCAGCCCAAGGCGCAGCGTTGGGTGAAGTGCCCGTGGGCGCGGTGCTGGTGCAGGACGGTGAAATCATCGGCCAGGGCTTTAACTGCCCCATCAGCGGCAACGACCCCAGCGCTCACGCGGAAATGGTCGCGATCCGTGCTGCCGCCCAGGCAGTCAGCAACTACCGCCTGCCGGGCAGCACCCTGTATGTGACGCTGGAGCCATGCAGCATGTGCGCTGGGTTGATCGTCCACTCGCGGATCGCCCGGGTGGTGTATGGCGCGCTGGAGCCCAAAGCGGGGATTGTGCAAAGCCAGGGGCAATTCTTTACCCAAGGCTTTCTCAATCATCGGGTGTTGTATGAAGGCGGGGTGTTGGCTGAGGAGTGCGGGACGGTGTTGAGCGAGTTCTTCAAGGCGCGAAGAGCCAAACCTGCTCTCTAA
- a CDS encoding multicopper oxidase family protein, with product MSRSFSRRQILGGLAGLAVVGVGAGGAYRYWLGKVAEAEAGHDYELIAAPLDVELVAGHKTQAWAFGPSAPGTELRVRQGEWLRVRFINHLPVATTIHWHGIRLPLEMDGVPYVSQLPVLPGEYFDYKFRVPDAGSYWYHPHVNSSEELGRGLVGPLIIEEREPTGFKHERTLSLKSWHVDEEGAFVAFSIPREAARGGTAGRLSTINGVSQAVIDLPAGQITRVRLLNLDNTLTYRINIPDVEAQIYALDGNPIEPRPLGKEYWLGPGMRICLAIKAPPAGEELSIRNGPVRLGTFRSVPNTDAPNEWPPALPANPIAEPDLANAEKLNFNFEWVGSVSVNVDNKPPSLWQINGQAWDITDKTCADRPIAKLEKGKSYIFELKNMTQYQHPIHLHGMSFKVIASNRHKVIPYFTDTYLLGKNERARVALVADNPGVWMFHCHVIDHMETGLMAAIEVA from the coding sequence GTGTCCCGATCTTTTTCCCGTCGACAAATCCTCGGTGGTCTGGCCGGTCTTGCCGTAGTAGGCGTCGGTGCCGGTGGCGCCTACCGCTATTGGCTGGGGAAAGTGGCCGAGGCCGAGGCTGGGCATGATTACGAGCTGATTGCCGCGCCGCTGGACGTGGAGTTGGTGGCGGGACACAAGACCCAAGCCTGGGCTTTTGGCCCATCGGCGCCGGGGACCGAGTTGCGGGTGCGCCAGGGTGAATGGCTGCGGGTGCGTTTTATCAACCACCTGCCGGTTGCCACCACTATTCACTGGCACGGCATCCGCCTGCCGCTGGAAATGGACGGTGTGCCTTATGTCTCGCAACTGCCGGTACTGCCCGGTGAGTACTTCGACTACAAATTCCGCGTGCCCGATGCCGGCAGCTACTGGTATCACCCTCATGTGAACAGCAGCGAAGAGCTCGGCCGTGGCCTGGTGGGCCCGCTGATCATCGAAGAGCGCGAGCCGACCGGTTTCAAACACGAACGCACCTTGAGCCTGAAAAGCTGGCACGTGGACGAAGAGGGCGCCTTTGTGGCCTTCAGTATCCCGCGTGAAGCTGCGCGTGGCGGTACGGCGGGGCGGCTGTCGACCATCAATGGCGTGTCCCAGGCGGTGATCGATTTGCCGGCTGGGCAGATCACTCGGGTGCGTTTGCTCAACCTCGACAACACCCTGACCTATCGCATCAACATTCCCGACGTCGAGGCGCAGATCTATGCCTTGGACGGCAATCCCATCGAGCCACGGCCGTTAGGCAAGGAATACTGGTTAGGCCCGGGCATGCGCATTTGTCTGGCGATCAAGGCCCCACCTGCCGGAGAGGAACTGTCTATTCGCAATGGCCCGGTGCGCCTCGGTACCTTCCGTTCGGTGCCCAACACCGATGCGCCGAACGAATGGCCACCCGCGCTGCCGGCCAACCCGATTGCCGAGCCGGACCTGGCCAATGCCGAGAAACTCAACTTCAATTTCGAATGGGTTGGATCGGTTTCGGTGAACGTGGACAATAAGCCGCCAAGCCTGTGGCAGATCAACGGCCAGGCCTGGGATATTACCGATAAGACCTGCGCCGACCGCCCAATTGCCAAGCTTGAAAAGGGCAAGAGCTACATTTTCGAATTGAAGAACATGACTCAGTACCAACACCCGATTCACCTGCACGGGATGAGCTTCAAGGTGATTGCCTCGAACCGGCACAAGGTGATCCCGTATTTCACCGACACGTACTTGCTGGGCAAGAACGAGCGCGCCCGTGTTGCCCTGGTGGCGGATAATCCAGGCGTGTGGATGTTCCACTGCCATGTCATTGATCACATGGAAACCGGCCTTATGGCCGCCATCGAGGTAGCGTGA
- the pdxJ gene encoding pyridoxine 5'-phosphate synthase → MTTSNRILLGVNIDHVATLRQARGTRYPDPVKAALDAEEAGADGITVHLREDRRHIQERDVLLLKDVLQTRMNFEMGVTEEMMAFAERIRPAHICLVPETRQELTTEGGLDVAGQEARIKAAVERLSKIGSEVSLFIDADERQIEASKRVGAPAIELHTGRYADATTPTEVADELQRIIDGVNCGLGEGLIVNAGHGLHYHNVEAVAAIKGINELNIGHALVAHALFVGFKGAVAEMKALILAAAKA, encoded by the coding sequence GTGACCACCAGCAATCGCATTCTTCTCGGCGTGAACATCGACCACGTAGCCACCCTGCGCCAGGCCCGGGGCACCCGTTACCCTGATCCGGTCAAGGCCGCGCTAGACGCCGAGGAAGCGGGCGCCGACGGTATCACCGTGCACTTGCGCGAAGACCGCCGCCACATTCAGGAGCGCGACGTGTTGCTGCTCAAGGACGTGCTGCAAACCCGAATGAACTTCGAAATGGGCGTCACCGAAGAAATGATGGCGTTCGCCGAGCGCATCCGTCCGGCGCACATCTGCCTGGTCCCGGAAACCCGTCAGGAACTGACCACCGAAGGCGGCCTTGATGTGGCTGGCCAGGAAGCACGGATCAAGGCAGCGGTAGAGCGTCTGTCGAAGATCGGCAGTGAAGTCTCGTTGTTTATCGACGCCGATGAGCGGCAGATCGAAGCGTCGAAACGCGTGGGTGCTCCCGCCATCGAACTGCACACTGGCCGTTATGCCGACGCCACCACACCGACCGAAGTCGCTGACGAATTGCAGCGCATCATCGATGGCGTTAATTGCGGCTTGGGCGAAGGCTTGATCGTCAACGCCGGCCACGGTCTGCACTACCACAACGTCGAAGCCGTGGCCGCGATCAAAGGCATCAACGAGCTGAACATCGGCCATGCCTTGGTCGCTCACGCGCTGTTCGTCGGTTTCAAAGGCGCCGTGGCCGAGATGAAAGCCTTGATCCTGGCCGCCGCCAAGGCCTGA
- the recO gene encoding DNA repair protein RecO: MSQTPPTGQPAYVLHSRAYRETSALVDFLTPQGRLRAVLRSARGKAGTLARPFVALEVEFRGRGELKNVGRMESAGASNWLNGEALFSGLYLNELLIRLLPAEDPHPAVFDHYAATLLALAEGRPLEPLLRAFEWRLLDDLGYGFELSQDVHGDPIAADGMYRLQVDAGLERVYLLQPGLFQGTELLAMSEADWSAPGALSAAKRLMRQALAVHLGGRPLVSRELFRKP; this comes from the coding sequence ATGTCCCAAACCCCACCCACCGGCCAACCCGCTTACGTCCTGCACAGCCGCGCCTACCGCGAGACCAGCGCCTTGGTGGACTTCCTCACGCCCCAAGGCCGCCTGCGTGCAGTCTTGCGCAGCGCGCGAGGCAAGGCGGGGACCTTGGCACGGCCGTTCGTGGCCCTGGAAGTGGAGTTTCGTGGGCGTGGCGAGCTGAAGAACGTCGGTCGCATGGAAAGCGCCGGAGCCTCCAACTGGCTCAACGGCGAGGCGCTGTTCAGCGGCCTCTACCTCAACGAACTGCTGATTCGTCTGCTGCCGGCCGAAGATCCGCACCCGGCAGTCTTTGATCACTACGCCGCCACGTTGCTTGCCCTGGCCGAAGGCCGCCCTTTGGAACCGCTGCTGCGCGCTTTCGAATGGCGCCTGCTGGACGACCTGGGCTACGGCTTTGAACTGAGCCAGGACGTGCACGGCGACCCCATCGCTGCCGATGGCATGTACCGTCTGCAAGTGGACGCGGGCCTGGAGCGGGTCTACCTGCTGCAACCCGGCCTGTTCCAGGGCACTGAGCTGTTGGCTATGAGCGAGGCCGACTGGAGTGCTCCAGGTGCCTTGTCCGCCGCCAAGCGCCTGATGCGCCAGGCCCTGGCGGTGCATTTGGGCGGTCGGCCGCTGGTCAGTCGCGAGTTGTTTCGAAAGCCCTGA